In the genome of Globicephala melas chromosome 3, mGloMel1.2, whole genome shotgun sequence, one region contains:
- the IL12B gene encoding interleukin-12 subunit beta — protein MYPQQLVVSWFSLVLLASPIMAIWELEKNVYVVELDWYPDAPGEMVVLTCDTPEEDGITWTSDQSDEVLGSGKTLTIQIKEFGDAGQYTCHKGGEVLSHSLLLLHKKEDGIWSTDILKDQKEPKNKSFIKCEAKNYSGHFTCWWLTAISTDLKFSVQSSTGSSDPRGVTCGAATLSAERVRVDHREYKKYTVGCQEGSACPAAEESLPIEVVVEAVHKLKYENYTSSFFIRDIIKPDPPKNLQLKPLKNSQHVEVSWEYPDTWSTPHSYFSLTFCVQVQGKNKRERKDKLFTDKTSAKVMCHKYANVRVQARDRYYSSYWSEWASVSCS, from the exons TTTATGTTGTAGAATTGGATTGGTATCCTGACGCCCCTGGAGAAATGGTGGTTCTCACCTGCGATACCCCTGAAGAAGATGGCATCACCTGGACCTCAGACCAGAGCGATGAGGTCTTGGGTTCTGGCAAAACCTTGACCATCCAAATCAAAGAGTTTGGAGATGCTGGGCAGTACACCTGTCACAAAGGAGGCGAGGTTCTGAGCCATTCGCTCCTGCTGCTTCACAAAAAGGAAGACGGAATCTGGTCCACTGATATCTTAAAGGACCAGAAAG AGCCCAAAAATAAGAGCTTTATAAAATGTGAGGCAAAGAATTATTCCGGACATTTCACCTGCTGGTGGCTGACAGCAATCAGTACTGATTTGAAATTCAGTGTCCAAAGCAGCACAGG CTCCTCTGACCCCCGAGGGGTGACGTGTGGAGCAGCGACGCTCTCAGCAGAGAGGGTCAGAGTGGACCACAGGGAGTATAAGAAGTACACAGTGGGGTGTCAGGAGGGCAGCGCCTGCCCAGCCGCCGAGGAGAGCCTGCCCATTGAGGTCGTGGTGGAAGCTGTTCATAAGCTCAAGTATGAAAACTACACCAGCAGCTTCTTCATCAGGGACATCA TCAAACCAGACCCACCCAAGAACCTGCAGCTGAAGCCATTAAAGAATTCCCAGCATGTGGAGGTCAGCTGGGAGTACCCTGACACCTGGAGCACCCCACATTCCTACTTCTCCCTGACATTTTGTGTTCAGGTCCAGGGCAAGAACAAGAGAGAAAGG AAAGATAAACTCTTCACGGACAAAACCTCAGCCAAGGTCATGTGCCACAAATATGCCAACGTCCGCGTGCAAGCCCGGGACCGCTACTACAGCTCATACTGGAGCGAATGGGCATCTGTATCCTGCAGTTAG